In Thalassococcus sp. S3, the sequence TGTCGCCGACGCAGCCCGGTCCGATGCGACACCCAAGGCGATCCGGGAACGGATGGAAGAGACCCGCGAGGTCATGCGCCTCTTCGACGACTGGTATCGCGACGTGGCCCAACTGCCTCGCCCGGTTCAGCTTGCCATGCTGAAACTGGGCGCCCGCATCGCGCGCTTCCTGCCAAAGGGACGCGACAGCTAAAAAATTTGCCCTGGAGTTTCAGTCATGACAGAAATAACTGCAAGTAACAGATTTCAGGTAGTCGATCCGATCGCCTTCTTTCTCGCTCTGGTCGGCGCGCCGCTTGTGGTCGCTGTGCTGGGATTCTGGATCATGCTGATCCCGGTCGTCGGCATCGTTCTTGGCGGCCCCTACTACCTGATCCTCGGCACACCGATCCTGCTGGCCTATCTGCTGCTCTACGAGCCGAAGCCCTGGATCGCGGCGCTGCTGGCAACCGTCGCGGTACTGCTGCTCTTGGGGGGCGCGCATCTGCTACAGGCCCGTTTGCCCACCGACCTGCTGAGAGAGCCTATGTATCTCTATTTCGGCCCGCCCTGCGGTGCCGCCTGGGGCGCCGCCTTTGTCTGGCTCTATCGCTGGATCAGGCAGGACATCTTCAAACCCGATCCTTGAAACAGAAAGGAAGATCAATGCTTTACTATGCACTCGCCTACTCCGCCCTTGCCCTCGCTACTCTGGGTGTAATGGGGCACATGATCCTGAGGATCGGCAGCCTTTTGGGCAATTGCCCCAAAAGCATGGCCGGCGCGCGTGCCACGGCCCTCAGTATCACGACCGGATTTATCGCGATCGGCGGCGGGGGCGTCCTGCTGATCGGTGCGCTGATCCCGCTCTTCGCGGACTATCCGATCATGGGTTTTCTCTTCACGCTCGGCCTGGCCGCGATGTGTCTTGGGATGGGGTTCGCCCAGGCCACCATCATCATGCGCAACACCGTGATGGCCACCCAGAACAAGGCCGCACCCCCAGCTGCAGCCTGAGACCTAACCCTGGCCGCGCCCGTCCGGGCGCGGTCGCGTTCTAATAGCTGTACTCTTCGTAGATCCGGGTGAGATCGCCGTTCCAGTCACCGTGGTAGTGATCAAGCAACTCATCCGCCGCGACCTTGCCGCTTTCGATACTCTCTTTAAGTGCGTTCAGGAAATGCGTCTCATCCGGCACCATGCCCCCCGCGCCGGGACGCGCGCGCGCTTTCAGCCCGGCCTCTGCAAGACCCACCACGATCCCCGCAAGCGTGTGCATGTCGAGGATCCCGACCTGGGCTTGCAGGCCCTGCTCGCTTGCGGCAATGCGCAACGCCTCGCGTGTTTCGGCATCCCAGTCCTTAACCAGATCCCAGGCCGCGTCCAAAGCGCTTTGGTCATACATCAACCCCACCCAGAAGGCCGGCAGTGCGCAAAGCCGGCGCCAAGGCCCGCCATCCGCACCCCGCATCTCGATGAATTTCTTGACCCTGGCTTCGGGGAAAATCGTGGTCAGATGATCCGCCCAATCGCTCAGGGTCGGCGTCTCACCCGGCAGGGCCGGCAACTCGCCCTTCAGAAAATCGCGAAACGACTGACCCAGCGCGTCATGATAAACGCCGTCGCGATAGACAAAGTACATCGGGACGTCGAGCGCATATTCCGCCCAGGCCTCAAAGCCAAAGCTATCGTCGAAGACGAAAGGCAGCATGCCCGTGCGGCTTGCATCCAGATCGCGCCAGACCCGGCTGCGCCATGTCTTGTGCCCGTTGGGCTTGCCTTCGAAAAACGGGGAATTGGCAAAAAGCGCAACCGCGACGGGCTGGAGGGCCAGCGCCACGCGCATCTTCTTGACCATGTCGGTCTCGGAGCTGAAATCGAGGTTCACCTGAACCGTGCAGGTACGCCGCATCATCGTGCGACCCATGGTGCCAACCTTCTGCATGTAGGCATCCATCAACTTGTACCGGCCCTTGGGCATCATCGGCATCTGCTCATGGGTCCAGATCGGCGCAGCACCCAGCCCGATAAAGCCGACCCCGATCTTGTCGGAAATGTCACGGACATCGGCCAGATGGGAGTTCACTTCGTCACAGGTCTCATGGATGGTCTCAAGCGGCGCTCCGGACAATTCCAACTGCCCCCCCGGCTCAAGACTGATATTGGCGCCGCCCTTCTCCAGCCCGATCAGCTTGCCGCCTTCGGTCAAAGGGGCCCAACCGTGGCCGTCGCGCAAACCCTTAAGCACGGCCAGAATGGAACGCTCGCCGTCATAGGGAAGCGGTTGCAGCGTGTCGCGGCAATAGCCGAATTTCTCGTGCTCCGTGCCGATACGCCAGTCTTCCCGCGGCTTGCAGCCGGATTCGAGATATTCAGCCAATTGGGCGTGCCGTTCGATCGGTCCGCCACCGGATTGAGGAATTGACATGGGGCCACGCTCCGATCTGTCCGCACATTCTGACGGCAACACCTGAGCCGAAAGGCGCGGGGTGTCAATGCAGCCGAAGACCTGCGGGACGTGACGGTGTGCGCTCCCAGATGACCACCGGATGGGGCGAGGCAGAGTGCATTTCGCTCAGCATCTGGCTGGTTTTGAGCCCCGGCAGCGTACTGAAGACGTCAAAAAGCGCATCGGCACCGGCGGCTGTCACCGGAATGTGAAGGGGGGGCTGCCCCGGTCGCTCCAGCACCCAATGGGCTGGCATCTGTGTCGGATCAAGCGCAAGGCGCTCGATTTCGGCGGTTGCGACAATTCCTCCCGTCAGCGGGCCGAAATACGAGATCTGGCCTTCATCCACCTGAACCACGCCCGGACCGCCGCCTTGCCCGCGAAACCGCGCGCGCTGCACGCCGATCACGATCAGGCCGGCCGAGATGGCAATCAGAACCAGACCCAGCCAGAAAAGAATGCCGTTCGACAGCGCCCAGTAAAGCCCAAGCGCCATCAATGCGAGGCCTGCAACCACCTCGCGCCAACGCAAAAGCGCGTCTTGCAGTTCGGGCCGAATGAAACTCATCGCCAGTCTCCGTGCGCCTGCTGCCAAAGCGTGAGCGCGGCAACCGCGGCTGTGTCCGCACGCAGCACCCTTGGGCCAAGGCTGACGACATCAACATAGGGCTGGCCCGTCAGGCGTGTGCGCTCCCGCTCCGAAAAACCCCCTTCCGGTCCAATCAAAACCGCCCCCGAAGCGACGACGCCCGCCAGGGCGGAGGAGCGGCCCACCTCGACCTCGTCGCAAAAACAAAGCCGCCGCGCCGCATCCCAGCCATCCAGAACCGTATCGAGCCTCTGCAAATCCGCCACCTGCGGCACAAAGGTTCCTCCGCATTGCTCCGCCGCTTCCACCGCGTGGGCCTGCAAACGGTCCCTGCGGATGCGCTCGGAATTGGTGAAGTCTGTCTGCACCGGCAAGATCCGCGCCACCCCCATTTCGGCCGCCTTCTCCACGATGAAATCCGTCCGTGCCTTCTTGATCGGCGCGAACAGCAGCCAGAGATCCGGGGGCGTCTGCAAAGACTTGGTTTGTTCTACCGCCCGCAACACGCCTCCGCGCTTTCCAGCTTCGGCCACCTCAGCGCGCCATTCGCCGTCCCGCCCGTTGAACAGACACACCTGCGCGCCCGGCCCAAGCCTCATGACGCCGAACAGGTAATGCGCCTGGTCCCGCGTCAATTCAACCGTTTGCCCCTTGCCCAGCGGGTGCTCTACATACAGCCTGACCTTCGCGCTCATGGAGCTCTACATATGCAACCCGACGCGCCAACGCCAGACGGACAGGTCGCTGATGCCGTCGCCGACAATTGGGTCGACCGCTGGGCGCCTTCGGCCACGCGCCCCTATCTGCGTCTCAGCCGGGCCGACCGGCCCATCGGCACCTGGCTGCTCCTCTTACCCTGCTGGTGGGGGCTGAGCCTGTCGATCCTGCATTCCGGCACCCCGCGCCTCTCCGATCTCTGGATCGCAATCGGCTGCGCCCTCGGGGCCTGGCTGATGCGCGGTGCCGGCTGCACTTGGAACGACATCACCGACCGCGACTTCGACGGGCAGGTGGCCCGCACCCGCTCGCGCCCGATTCCGTCGGGTCAGGTCAGTGTCCGGGCGGCGGTGATCTGGATGTGTGCGCAGGCCTTGATTGCCTTCGCGATCCTGTTGACCTTCAACACGACCGCGATCCTTCTGGGGCTTCTGTCGCTTTTGCCCGTCGCCATCTATCCTTTCGCCAAACGCTTCACTTGGTGGCCTCAGGTGTTCTTGGGCGTCGCTTTCAATTGGGGCGCCCTTCTGGCCTGGGCTGCGCATTCCGGCAGCCTGCACCCGGTCGCGCTGCTCCTCTATCTCGCCGGCATTGCCTGGACCCTCTTTTACGACACCATCTATGCGCATCAGGACACCGAGGACGATGCCCTGATCGGGATAAAATCGACCGCTCGGCTCTTCGGCAGCCAATCACCCGCCTGGCTGCGCCGGTTTCTGGTGGCCACCGTCAGCCTGATGGGGCTTTCGGTGATCTC encodes:
- a CDS encoding glutamate--cysteine ligase, which gives rise to MSIPQSGGGPIERHAQLAEYLESGCKPREDWRIGTEHEKFGYCRDTLQPLPYDGERSILAVLKGLRDGHGWAPLTEGGKLIGLEKGGANISLEPGGQLELSGAPLETIHETCDEVNSHLADVRDISDKIGVGFIGLGAAPIWTHEQMPMMPKGRYKLMDAYMQKVGTMGRTMMRRTCTVQVNLDFSSETDMVKKMRVALALQPVAVALFANSPFFEGKPNGHKTWRSRVWRDLDASRTGMLPFVFDDSFGFEAWAEYALDVPMYFVYRDGVYHDALGQSFRDFLKGELPALPGETPTLSDWADHLTTIFPEARVKKFIEMRGADGGPWRRLCALPAFWVGLMYDQSALDAAWDLVKDWDAETREALRIAASEQGLQAQVGILDMHTLAGIVVGLAEAGLKARARPGAGGMVPDETHFLNALKESIESGKVAADELLDHYHGDWNGDLTRIYEEYSY
- a CDS encoding 16S rRNA (uracil(1498)-N(3))-methyltransferase, which translates into the protein MSAKVRLYVEHPLGKGQTVELTRDQAHYLFGVMRLGPGAQVCLFNGRDGEWRAEVAEAGKRGGVLRAVEQTKSLQTPPDLWLLFAPIKKARTDFIVEKAAEMGVARILPVQTDFTNSERIRRDRLQAHAVEAAEQCGGTFVPQVADLQRLDTVLDGWDAARRLCFCDEVEVGRSSALAGVVASGAVLIGPEGGFSERERTRLTGQPYVDVVSLGPRVLRADTAAVAALTLWQQAHGDWR
- the ubiA gene encoding 4-hydroxybenzoate octaprenyltransferase; this encodes MQPDAPTPDGQVADAVADNWVDRWAPSATRPYLRLSRADRPIGTWLLLLPCWWGLSLSILHSGTPRLSDLWIAIGCALGAWLMRGAGCTWNDITDRDFDGQVARTRSRPIPSGQVSVRAAVIWMCAQALIAFAILLTFNTTAILLGLLSLLPVAIYPFAKRFTWWPQVFLGVAFNWGALLAWAAHSGSLHPVALLLYLAGIAWTLFYDTIYAHQDTEDDALIGIKSTARLFGSQSPAWLRRFLVATVSLMGLSVISAVLPSQTILSLVIALVGPWAMGWHMTWQLRRLDLEDPDILVQVFRSNRDAGLIPLVFFGAALFIGLQ